A single region of the Chitinivibrionales bacterium genome encodes:
- a CDS encoding glycosyl transferase, translating into MTYGYFDDKNFEYVITNPKTPVKWINYIGTIAFGGFVDHTGGALICKGDPALNRITRYIPQLPSSEFKGTTLYVRISGNGQYQVISPYFVPSLNPYDRYECHVGPGYSKIVSEIAGVRTETTIFVPFNDHIEIRDIRITNIDTKEMFLDAIPVNEYTHPDALKQFTNADWVPQTMQSRAIREDSGTCILIQYPFMFRDIKINFFTSSHPVSSFETDRSLFLGDHEYGTWANPQALAGDELSCCEANRGDNLAALMHRFGSVAPGESRRFITLLGQVESITAAMPIIEKYRNHATVDSAFEDMRMFWKNHFEKMQVSTPDADMNRMLNIHNPRQCYITKNWSRYLSLYQLGFGARGIGVRDSSQDVLGVMDRIPAESRDLLKKLLSVQNTNGSSMHQFNPVTMIANEGDSREREDHPHYYGDDHLWAIPAVTSYIKETGDIDFLDENIPFYNDNGKNGNNGIDTVLDHMQRALAFTNANIGAHGLPLLGFADWNDTINLAKGAESMFIACLYGLALTEMIELLDFCGRNNYAHYYRNDFNAIKRVFNKCAWDGEWYVRYFDVDGTPLGSNLNEHGKIYVNAQSWPVIAGFAEDHRGRKALDSAYKLLNTKNGIKLSAPGFNGFAPNKGGITTYPPGAKENGGIFLHTNPWMMIAETIMGNGDRAFEYYTQINPAAKNDKIDEYECEPYVYAQNILADEHPQFGLGRNSWLSGTASWAYQAGTRYILGIRPEYQGLTVDPCIPKQWDGFTVNRRFRGAHYTIEVINPDHVSKGVTLIVVDGKQISGKIIPILDAESSHEVKVILGAG; encoded by the coding sequence ATGACCTACGGTTATTTCGATGACAAAAATTTCGAGTATGTGATCACCAACCCGAAAACCCCGGTCAAATGGATAAATTATATCGGCACGATAGCATTCGGCGGTTTTGTCGACCATACGGGCGGTGCGCTTATCTGCAAGGGCGATCCTGCACTCAACCGTATCACCCGCTATATCCCCCAGCTACCATCATCGGAATTCAAAGGCACGACGCTGTATGTGCGAATATCAGGGAACGGACAGTATCAAGTGATATCACCTTATTTTGTGCCGTCACTCAACCCTTACGATCGTTACGAATGCCATGTGGGTCCGGGATATTCGAAAATAGTCTCCGAGATAGCCGGTGTCCGTACCGAGACGACCATTTTCGTTCCATTCAACGACCATATCGAAATCCGGGATATCAGGATCACCAATATTGACACCAAGGAAATGTTTCTCGATGCAATTCCGGTGAATGAATACACGCACCCCGATGCGCTCAAGCAGTTCACCAATGCCGACTGGGTACCCCAGACCATGCAGAGCCGGGCGATCCGGGAGGATTCGGGCACGTGTATCCTGATCCAGTACCCCTTCATGTTTCGTGATATCAAGATCAATTTTTTCACCTCATCTCATCCGGTATCATCATTTGAGACCGACCGGAGCCTTTTCCTCGGGGATCATGAATACGGCACCTGGGCGAATCCCCAGGCGCTTGCAGGTGATGAGCTTTCCTGCTGTGAGGCCAATCGTGGAGATAACCTTGCCGCGCTGATGCACCGTTTCGGCTCAGTTGCGCCGGGAGAATCCCGTCGTTTTATCACTCTTTTAGGTCAGGTCGAATCGATTACCGCTGCCATGCCGATAATCGAAAAATACCGTAATCATGCAACTGTTGACTCAGCATTTGAGGATATGCGTATGTTCTGGAAAAACCACTTTGAAAAAATGCAGGTGAGCACCCCCGATGCCGATATGAATCGCATGCTCAACATTCATAATCCCCGCCAGTGCTACATCACCAAAAACTGGTCACGATACCTGTCTCTCTACCAGCTCGGTTTCGGCGCCCGGGGAATCGGCGTGCGCGACAGCTCGCAGGATGTTTTAGGGGTGATGGACCGGATTCCTGCCGAATCCCGGGACCTTCTCAAAAAACTGCTCTCGGTGCAGAATACAAACGGGTCATCGATGCACCAGTTCAATCCGGTTACCATGATTGCCAATGAAGGCGATTCGCGGGAGCGGGAGGATCATCCCCATTATTACGGTGATGACCACCTCTGGGCAATCCCGGCAGTGACATCTTATATAAAAGAAACCGGCGACATTGACTTTCTCGACGAAAACATTCCATTCTATAATGATAATGGAAAAAACGGGAACAACGGTATCGATACGGTTCTCGATCATATGCAGCGAGCCCTTGCATTTACGAATGCAAATATCGGCGCACACGGACTTCCGCTTCTGGGCTTTGCCGACTGGAATGACACGATCAACCTTGCAAAGGGCGCGGAATCCATGTTTATCGCCTGCCTCTATGGCCTGGCCCTTACCGAAATGATCGAACTGCTCGATTTTTGCGGCCGGAACAATTATGCGCACTATTACCGGAACGATTTTAATGCCATAAAGCGGGTTTTCAACAAGTGCGCATGGGACGGCGAATGGTATGTTCGCTATTTCGATGTCGACGGCACACCTCTGGGCTCGAACCTTAACGAGCACGGAAAGATTTATGTCAATGCCCAGTCGTGGCCGGTCATTGCCGGGTTCGCCGAAGACCACCGCGGCCGGAAAGCACTCGATTCGGCCTATAAACTGCTCAACACAAAAAACGGAATCAAGCTCAGTGCCCCCGGTTTCAACGGATTTGCCCCGAATAAAGGCGGAATCACCACCTACCCCCCCGGCGCCAAGGAAAACGGCGGCATATTCCTTCACACCAATCCCTGGATGATGATTGCTGAAACGATCATGGGCAACGGTGACCGTGCTTTCGAATACTACACTCAAATCAACCCCGCCGCCAAAAACGACAAAATCGATGAGTACGAATGCGAGCCCTATGTGTACGCACAGAATATCCTCGCCGACGAACATCCCCAATTCGGCCTCGGTCGTAATAGCTGGCTTTCAGGCACCGCATCATGGGCATACCAGGCCGGTACCCGCTACATTCTCGGAATCAGACCCGAATATCAGGGACTCACGGTCGATCCCTGCATTCCGAAACAGTGGGATGGATTTACGGTCAATCGGCGGTTTAGAGGAGCACACTACACCATCGAGGTGATTAATCCCGACCATGTGTCAAAAGGTGTTACATTGATTGTTGTTGACGGCAAGCAGATTTCAGGAAAGATTATCCCGATTCTCGATGCGGAAAGCTCGCATGAGGTGAAGGTGATCTTGGGAGCCGGGTGA